The DNA region ACACACATGGCCCATACTCAGGTGTGCTGCAGTGCTGCAAACGCAGCGCTTTTCATTAAAGTGAAGACACACATGACCCTCATAGCACCAACACGGGCACAAGTTATAATGCACAGGTGTGTGTTAACAAGctgtctcagtcacacacacatacacaatcacaaagATTAAGAGGAGGACAGAATAGGAGAAAGCTGGAGAAAAAAAATCGAGCGTGCagatgtgcgtgtgagtgttacTTAAAATGTATAGTTTTAACAATGAAAGAAGGAGCagaagagagtgaggaagaaagtaaaggagagagatggatgaacaAAATGAGTTGTACAGCTGTAGTTgtactggtctgtgtgtgtgtgtgtgtgtgtgtgtgtgtgtgtgtgtgtgtgtgtgtgtgtgtgtgtgtgtgtgtgtgtgtgtgtgtgtgtgtgtgtgtgtgtgtgtgtgtgtgcgcgcgcgtgtgtgtgtgtgtgtgtgtgtgtgtgtgtgtgtgtatgtgtatgtgtatgtgtatgtgtatgtgtatgtgtatgtgtatgtgtatgtgcgtgtgttcataAAATGTATAGCCTCAACAATGaaagaagcagaggaagagagaaaggaagaaagtaaATGAAAGAGATGGATGAACAAAATGAGTTGTACATCTATAGTTGTACTGgtcggtcggtgtgtgtgtgtgcgtgtgcgtgtgtgcgtacgggtgcgcgtgcgtacgtgcttatgtatgtgtgtgtgcattcacgtgCATGTAAAAACGTACAGCTGTAGTAGTAGTGATGTCCGGGCAGGAACTCGAAGCCCAGGGAGAAGGGCGTGAAGCGCTGGATCTTCTCGGAGAAGCGCACGGGCCCGTAGGGGGCGTATGGCCGCGAGCACTCCCAGCGCTTGATGGCGCCGCGCGTCTCCTGGCAACCCCGGAACCCTGCCTCCGGCACCAGGTAGAGCGCCAGCGTTTCCGGGGGCGTGGCCTCGGGCAGCTCCGATATGTAGTGAGGACACAGGATGTCCAGGTAGTCGTTGAGGTTCACCTGGATAGCGTAGTCGCCATTCACcaacctggagagagagaaacacagagagagagagagagagagagagagagagagagagagagagagagagacagacagacagacagacagacagacagacagacagacagacagacagacagacagacagaaaaaatggaggaagagacaggaggatggaaagagagcAAACAGAGAAAGGGTagaaagaaacagacacagtGAAAGTGTGTGGTTATATTACCTATAAGACTGACATGGATATTGAAACAATGCATTTAAAAAGCGGACAGCAGCAAAAAATATTCCTGGAATTACCTAAATGGTCGGAAGTTCTGAGTATCTAGCAAACGTTACATGTACCCTTCAGCCAACGCCTGAGATCTTTTAGTACTCCATCTGCAATTGTCTTTCGATCTAACCAACTCTCATTTAGGACAAAATAGACCAATTCATTACAGCATAATTATGTTCAGAAGAATGGCCTGGTTTCCGACAGAGAAGGGTGGGAGGGGGTCTTGTCAGAAGTATTTATTAATGTAACAGCTTCAAGGCAGTCTCTCAGCATGCCAGAATGCATATTTTCTCAAAACTAAGTTGATAAGGAaacaaataatcaaataaataatttaaaaaaagtacaaaaaagcTGATTATAAATTACATGACCAATCTACTGCATGTATGTGAGCGACCATTGACTGCCGTCTACGATGTCAAACTTCTCGAAGAATTGCACTTAGACAATAAAAATTGATTATGATTGACAAGGTAAATGAAAAATGAGAATTAACAAAAATCAGAAGTGCACGTAAAAAACATGGCGTGCAAAAGTGCATTGAGCAAGAGTGCAGGCTGGATCTGGGGCACAAATAGAGGTCGTTTGGCACACAAAGCAGGTGAAGTGAGGTGAATGAGAACCGACATCACGTAAATAAACCGCCATCATTTAGTGAGCAACTAAAGCGCCAGCATGGGAGTAGCATCCAGCTGGCTGTGGCCAGTGCAATTACAGGCACCCCACCACCATGATCAACTGTACCCAACTAATGTGGCGTGCAACACTGGATGAAACTGCAATAGGAAAGTGTACacgtggcccagccgtggcttggtcggctgggcactggactgctgcgtgggcgacccaggttcgattcctgaacggggtcatttccagatcctcccccgtctctctctcccactcattccctgtcccactcttcactgtcccgtCTAAATGAAGTTGAAACCTCCccaaaaaatattacaaaaaaagTAAAGTGTACACATAAACAAAAGTATGATTGTGTTCAGGAAGACTGAATGGTGAAGATACAACACCCCAACACTAGAACAAGTGGAACAGAGCAGCAGACAGACACATTtgatttattttaaataaattgTCAAACAAATATGAGTACTTCGTGGGCATGACCTCAAGAATGAACATGGGACTTGGGGAATCTTTAGATGATGGAGGGctactgtacattacatgcaTACCGTATTTCAATCGCAATCAGTCAGAAGACATCTTCAAAAAACATTTCAGCCATTGTCTACAGAGACAGTAAATAAcccaagagagaaagaaaaagcaagCGAATGAGACACCAGGAAGCAGATCCAGGAAGCAACCAAAAGTATGCAGATATTTGATCTAATTTATCAGAAACCTAAAAGCTGGGCAAGCAACATCTTAAGAGCTGGGTGTACTGTGAATTCATTCAcctgctctcttgctctcgcacATGTCTTGTGTACGTCTACTgggctcacacatacactcacacacacacaagaaaggagGAGACACCAGCTATATGCTAATGTCaaccaaaacacacgcactcccacacccacacacacaaacagctctgAGGAAAAAAAGTTCAACCTTCCTAATCAGCTCAGCATTAGCATAGAATTGACTTGGCTAAGCGGGTTTGTACtccaagacaacacacacacgcacgcacgcacgcacgcacgcactcacgcacgcacacacacacacacacaagctccaatGCAGGCAGGTACTCCAagacaacacccacacacacacacacacacacacacagacacacacacacacacacacacacacacacacacacacacacacacacacacacacacacacacacacacacacacacacacacacacacacacacacacacacacacacacacacacacacaaaccagctccaatgcacgcaggtacacacacaccagcacacatgcacacacacacatacaacagcacgcccgcacctacacacgcacgcctTGACTTGCATTCAAAAACGTTGACGTTAAAGACTAATGAGTCAACAGGGTTAAAAAGCATGACATGGAGGGATGGAATACAGAACATTTTTGGGCAGAAGACAAGAAAagcaggaggggagatggagatggagagagacagggatgggtGGAGCAGAGGAGGTGGTGAAGCGAGAGAGGAATCGGAACgatggatagaagagaggagagaaatagatATAATACCAGGGctgtaatataaatataaaaaataggagagagggagagggaaagaaaagtgggaagagagagagagagagagagagagagagagagagagagagagagagagagagagagagagagacagagagagagacagagagagagagagagaatagaaagagagggcggaaagagaagggaagtgaagtgaaggagtAGAGAACGGGGGTCTTAGTTTAATTAGTGGCCCTGGAGAGAAGCTGCTGCAAGACAGGAGAAGACGAGATGGAATTTAATTGGTCCTTCAGCCatgcgcatgtatgtgtttgtatgtgtgtgtgtgtgtgtgtgtgtgtgtgtgtgtgtgtgtgtgtgtgtgtgtgtgtgtgtgtgtgtgtgtgtgtgtgtgtgtgtgtgtgtgtgtgtgtgtgtgtgtgtgtgtgtgtgtgcgcacccatGTGTTTGTATTCCTATGTGCATGTCatgactcatgtgtgtgtgtgcccatacatTTATATATACACAAATATCTGTATGAATGTatagtgtgagtttgtgtgtgtgtatgtctattgtAGTGtgctagcttgtgtgtgtgtcatttatagcgcgcgcatgtgtgagtgtgtgtgtgtgtgtgcttgcatgcgtgcctgtgtcagAGAAGGAGTAGGTGAGAGACAgtcaagaggaaaagagaggagagacgaggagcaTAGCGGGGGTGCTGCAGCGGAGAGAGGAAGAcatgaaaagaggagaaaagaaaggaaaagagtgaAGAAAAGAAGGGATGTGAAAGCAGGCCGTCTGGTTCAGGTCTGTCACCAGGAGTCTTTGTAAAGGAGCGACAGAGCGAGTGAACGAGCCGGGGAACGCGTGAAGAGTCattggagaggaaaagagagagaaggggagcgggttggagggagaaaggagggaaagagggagggagggagtgtagaGGGGCCAGTCATCCTGAGTTAAGTGTGGAGAGGGCCAAATGAAAAGCAACAGGGaaagaaaaactaaaaaaaaaagtcagcagACGGACACTGTGAAAGGGATTGCTTTTGAAGCAGACAAGCCATTCATTAATTCACCCTCTTCCTGCAATTGCTGTGTTCTACAAACCTATTACTAACTACCAATTAAGTGTTGATAAAGGGTTCATTCACTGCACTGCCCTCAAAACCTTCTTTCCGTCTGTGTTGTTTATAatcagcaaaacaaacaaaacacaaaatgaaatgtaggcctaactttttctttttttttgccaccACTTAAAATCGGATCTCTCAAAATATAAAAcctgtttttatttttgcttcCAATTTTTGCTGTGTGTACAGGTTTTGTTACGACTGCATTTTTGGATGTGGTAtttacgtatgtgtgtgaatgtgtgtaattCATGAAGCACAGCCATCTGATAAACTGAATgtgcctctgtgagtgtgtgtgcgtctgtgtgtgtgcctctgtgagtgtgtgcgtgtgtgtgtgtgtgtgcgtgtgtgtgtgtgtgtgtgtgtgtgtgtctgtgtgtgtgtgtgtgtgtgtgtgtgtgtgtgtgtgtgtgtgtgtgtgtgtgtgtgtgtgtgtgtgtgtgtgtgtgtgtgtgtgtctttacatctctgtgtatgtgtttcactGTTCACATACTTTAGTTTGTGGGTCAATTACATGTTTTtggggtggtacaaccacagttaATGCCCATACATAAATTAGTCATCAGTAATTAATGTACctcaatgaatatgcttcttagataatccactaaaaacaaaaataatattttaatCCATATAGCATTAGCTGTCAATGCACCACCCTCACTACTACACcctgctactactaaaacgtcactgACCCTTTTTATTAAGCCAATGTACAAACGGAAGAGACCGCACATGAGCAgcaatgaggggaggggaggagaggcactGTGCACCATCCCAACCCACGATGCGCTGCTGCTATACCCCACTAACCAGCTGACTGATCAATACATGTGACACGAGGATAGCCAATCAGTCAGCACGATGATGGCACCGCGTCGATTTGGAACTCGCTCAGACGTGAGCCTGACGAGCTAATCAATGGACAGGGGTCTGAAACCCTGTGCCACCCGCTACAATGCACAGCTCAATTACTACAAGCCAAAACGTGCCAGCCCAGCGTTGTGCTTCGATCTAGCTTTAACGTGCACGTGGGATGTCTGGTAAGCAGGATGAATTTTACCAATAACTTTATAACATTATTAACATGAGGTAGATTTTTACACATTTCGTGTAAGCAATGCAATGCAAGATACAGTAAATATAACACACATACATCAATAAAATATAAATTTGATAGGGTATCTGAGCTGGAATTGCAATTATCCCCTAGATAATTAGCTGCCGTCGTCTGTACACGGCAACCAATGTTATGTTACCACTGTGGTGATTGGCATTCAGAAAGCAATTTCCTGCCGCTGCCATGTCAGCCAGTGTAAACCCCAGCAGCCCTAATAGAAAGTCAATTGCACCCAGCGCAGGTGTGCTGAACCTTTGATAATCCCCCTCCATAGGGGGACATTAGCGTCCAAATAGCCTTGTAAACACTTCCAATAGCTCACTCAGACCTGCGTTACTGTGTTTATGTGCAAGACTTTGCAATGGTATCGTCTTGCCATGTTTCTATAGGAAAACAACTCTGTGTATTGTCTCCcactgtgcagagagagagggagggagagagggagagagagggagagagagagagagagagagagagagagagagagagagagagagagagagagagagagagagagagagagagagagagagagagagagagagaaagagaaggcaaTAGCAAGAAAGacccaagaaagagagagaatgtgagagtaagagagagagagagagagagagagagagagagagagagagagagagtgagttagtcAGCAGGTCCTGCTCAATTCCCATGTGAGTTTTTTGAACAGGACTCGAGAACAGCTAAATATCCTCGCTGTACAGTATGCCTTATGCTGCCTGCCTTTCAATTTAAGAACGAGAGACAAGGGGGGGggaaaggcaggcagggaggaggacAGGGCAGCAGGTCGAATCCAAACCTCATAATACCAGCCCATGAGCTTTCATTTTCTCCTCGCGGCTCGTGCCAGCGAAAAACGCTAAAAAGCAAAGGGTTCACCGCTCATAAAGTTAATCCATACCCCTCTCTCCTGCTGTCTCCATCTCTGCAATGCAGccaagggctggactgaccaatctggcatagcgggcatttcccggtgaccccccccctattttcagaaatgtaaaaaaataaataaagtagccccttaatgcatgccgtacctcctgaggcacgctgtaatagacattgaaagttaactactgtagtactacactactacgacagtGCATGGGGTCTTTAATAATACATCATgactgggtcattgccattctggtaacagctaatttataaagccatgtcttaagaggttaagggcccacgagggtgggggggcccactggtgagtcagttctgcgccactaattatgaggggcccttgagGGGCCAAAGGTACCCGGGCCATATCtctccccagaccagccctggtgcAGCCTATCAGCTCCATGCTACAGGTTCATTGCCTCTCTATGGATTACTACTGTGCCCGTGGTTCAGATTCCATCAATACTCTGCTAGGGTGTTTTTATGAATTTTTATACCGTAAATACACATCGAAGTGCAAAGCACAGAACTTATAATGCCGACATAGAAAAGCTTCAAAATTACATTTGTTATCTGTTTGTGCATCAGCACACAGCTAGCATGTGGCGATGACAAATGCCTTAAGCACACGCCCTGACCTTTAGATGCAGGTTCTGCCAAGTAAAATGTTAAGCCTACCTAGATAGCAGACAAATTTGTCATCGCGCAGTGCTGTATTTTATTTGTGGCTTGTCAGACAATGTGCTTCACTGCTCGCTAAAACTTATTGCCTTTGCACCCACTGAGTATACCATTTGGATCCCTGCATGTTACCACGCTGACTAAGAATGCTTGGAAAGAAACCCTTACAAATCATGGAAAAGTTTGGGCAAACACCCCCCTGCAAGTGCATGACGATGGTGAGTCGGGTCTCTCTGCAGTGTGTTAATGCGCATTCTGAAATAAGTTCTGCCGTTGCCGTTCTGGCAAAACTTTTCACCATCGACTCTTGCCAACCTGATCTCTCCCCCCAGctctcttgctcttctctctctccactctccactctctctctctctctctctctctctctctctctctctctctctcctctctctctctgtctccacagtGAGAGACTATACATAGAGTGCATTTTTTCACTAAGTACACAGAAACCCAAGTGCAAACCCCCGCCTGCCAgcacacatgaacagacaaatgtaatgcacacacacacacacgcacacacacacgtacacacacacacacgcacacacacacgcacgcgcacacaca from Engraulis encrasicolus isolate BLACKSEA-1 chromosome 5, IST_EnEncr_1.0, whole genome shotgun sequence includes:
- the si:dkey-246i14.3 gene encoding ephrin-A4, with the translated sequence MGWRPYPGAFTVWRLTVLVIELACTALGKRHAVYWNSTNTKLVNGDYAIQVNLNDYLDILCPHYISELPEATPPETLALYLVPEAGFRGCQETRGAIKRWECSRPYAPYGPVRFSEKIQRFTPFSLGFEFLPGHHYYYSSLSTDEGPPIPCMKIRVTVCCASGECPHPFTHSLYFIPPFLFF